In the Topomyia yanbarensis strain Yona2022 chromosome 3, ASM3024719v1, whole genome shotgun sequence genome, one interval contains:
- the LOC131687746 gene encoding uncharacterized protein LOC131687746: MPPTTSSSAKKSPALRTLQTKLKSYQNMFRDICRFADSFGVETTASQVTVRLEKLEELWEKVNDVILDIETHEDFEAEDDAYAEQQSEFGNRYYQVKSVLLDKVKELEEPAVLNASIRGLDMTQQPTIEHVRLPQIKLQTFDGNIDEWLSFRDLYTSLIHWKADLPDVEKFHYLKGCLSGEAKALIDPLSITRANYQVAWETLTKRYNDSKLLKRRQIQALFKLLSLVKESANELQSLLEGFERVVQTLDQLVQPADYKDLLLLDILASRLDSGTRRAWEEHSSTKEQDTVKDLTEFLQRRIRVLGSLPTRSVEPKVVVPQPQRKPFVARSSHSVVQNTGGRCIACSESHPLYQCPAFQRLAVSARDKLLRNHSLCRNCFRKGHLAADCSSRYVCRNCKGKHHTLVCFRTDGEGGRESTTKVANSSGNSKEGESSTRIASTPSAVSSNMSGQRSSSVLLATAIVLVEDDQGGSYQARALLDSGSECNFMTERLCQLMSVQRRRSDVSVYGIGQSNTKVKHKVTTTVKSRVSAFSRKMEFLLLPSVTANLPIANVDMTGWEIPTGVELADPAFFKSKASVFGWVVAGMVEGSLETQRITCNMAVGLEEILTRFWACEEIDSTSTYSPEEARCEEQYTRTVRRGADGRYTVLLPRDEVALARMSESRDIAFRRLEALERRLSKDPELRKQYNQFMAEYLELGHMRKVSVAPDEEGTHCYLPHHPVDKQESTTTKVRVVFDASCKTSSGTSLNDALLVGPVIQDDLRSIILWSRTKQYMVVADVEKMFRQIQIDEGDMPLQRIMWRVDRAEEVSIFELTTVTYGTKPAPFLATRTLKQLAMDEQAQYPLAARAAIEDVYMDDVLTGADEAEAALELRIQLDEMMDKGRFRLRKWASNCPMVLQGIPEENLAEKWQAKEIQLDPDPEVRTLGLVWLPVDDVLMFRFKIQELDPVGKLSKRKVLSIIATLFDPLGLVGAVITTAKIFMQLLWCLKDGNGRTLDWDSPLPSRVDTEWRDFHSQLPLLNSLRIDRCVIKPKAVTIELHFFSDASERAYGACAYTRSVDSTGGVRIVLLSSKSKVAPSKCQSIPRLELCGALMAAQLSEKISKAIKMNVQQFFWTDSTCVLQWLKAVPTTWTTFVANRVAKIQGITEAHIWQHVPGTQNPADLISRGLTPEQIQHNELW, translated from the exons ATGCCGCCGACTACATCATCGAGTGCAAAGAAGTCACCCGCGTTGAGGACGCTGCAAACCAAGCTGAAGTCGTACCAAAATATGTTCAGGGATATCTGTAGGTTCGCCGATTCGTTTGGAGTGGAAACTACAGCCAGCCAGGTGACGGTTCGACTGGAAAAACTTGAGGAGTTGTGGGAGAAGGTGAACGATGTGATCTTGGACATCGAAACACATGAAGACTTCGAAGCAGAGGATGACGCCTATGCTGAGCAACAGTCGGAGTTTGGAAACCGCTACTATCAGGTGAAGTCGGTGCTATTAGACAAGGTCAAGGAGCTAGAAGAACCAGCTGTCCTGAACGCCTCCATCCGAGGACTCGACATGACACAACAACCCACCATTGAGCATGTGCGACTCCCACAAATCAAGTTGCAAACCTTCGATGGCAACATTGATGAGTGGTTGAGCTTCCGCGATCTATACACATCGCTCATCCATTGGAAAGCGGATTTACCGGATGTCGAGAAATTTCATTACCTGAAGGGATGTCTGTCAGGAGAAGCTAAGGCTCTTATTGACCCACTGTCGATTACAAGGGCGAATTACCAGGTCGCATGGGAGACGCTAACCAAACGCTACAACGACAGTAAACTCCTGAAGCGGCGTCAGATTCAAGCGCTGTTTAAGTTGCTTAGTCTGGTTAAGGAGTCGGCCAATGAATTGCAGTCTTTGTTGGAGGGATTCGAACGTGTTGTTCAGACCCTTGATCAGCTGGTACAACCCGCCGACTACAAGGATCTTCTACTGCTAGACATATTAGCTTCGCGTCTAGACAGTGGAACCAGGAGAGCTTGGGAAGAGCATTCATCCACCAAGGAGCAGGATACGGTGAAGGACTTGACCGAATTCTTGCAAAGACGGATCAGAGTACTAGGATCATTGCCAACTAGATCCGTTGAACCCAAGGTTGTCGTACCGCAACCGCAAAGGAAGCCATTTGTAGCGCGCTCTAGCCATAGCGTCGTACAAAATACAGGAGGACGGTGTATCGCGTGTTCGGAATCCCATCCTCTTTATCAATGTCCAGCTTTCCAACGTTTAGCAGTATCCGCCCGCGATAAGCTGCTCCGCAACCACTCCTTATGTCGCAATTGTTTCCGGAAGGGTCATCTGGCTGCGGATTGTTCTTCACGATATGTGTGCCGTAATTGCAAGGGCAAGCACCATACCTTGGTATGTTTTCGGACGGACGGCGAAGGCGGTAGGGAGTCAACCACTAAGGTAGCAAACAGTTCCGGCAATTCCAAGGAAGGGGAATCTAGTACCAGAATAGCCAGCACCCCATCGGCTGTTTCATCTAACATGTCTGGTCAGCGCAGCTCATCGGTATTACTCGCTACGGCCATCGTCTTAGTAGAGGACGATCAAGGAGGTAGTTATCAAGCAAGGGCTCTACTGGATTCGGGTTCTGAATGCAATTTCATGACCGAGCGGTTATGTCAACTGATGAGCGTTCAACGGCGACGGTCCGACGTGTCTGTGTACGGGATTGGGCAATCCAATACTAAGGTCAAGCATAAGGTGACAACAACAGTGAAGTCGCGAGTATCTGCTTTCTCGCGGAAGATGGAGTTTCTTCTATTACCGAGCGTCACAGCAAATCTTCCGATAGCCAACGTGGATATGACGGGATGGGAAATTCCAACTGGCGTGGAGCTAGCGGATCCAGCGTTTTTCAAGTCCAAAGCG TCGGTATTCGGATGGGTAGTAGCTGGCATGGTTGAAGGCTCACTGGAAACCCAACGTATAACCTGCAATATGGCAGTCGGTCTAGAGGAAATATTGACTCGTTTCTGGGCCTGTGAGGAGATCGATTCTACCTCTACTTATTCACCTGAGGAAGCACGCTGCGAGGAGCAGTATACTAGAACTGTACGAAGGGGAGCGGATGGCCGATACACAGTCTTACTACCAAGGGATGAAGTCGCACTGGCAAGGATGAGCGAGTCAAGGGACATCGCATTCCGGCGGCTAGAAGCTTTGGAACGCAGACTGTCGAAGGATCCCGAGCTCCGGAAACAGTACAACCAGTTCATGGCGGAATACCTGGAGCTAGGCCATATGCGAAAGGTATCTGTGGCACCAGATGAGGAAGGCACACACTGCTACTTACCCCATCATCCAGTAGACAAACAAGAAAGCACCACAACCAAGGTCAGAGTGGTCTTTGATGCATCGTGCAAAACTTCTTCGGGAACATCTCTAAACGATGCACTATTAGTGGGACCGGTGATTCAAGATGATCTCCGGTCAATTATTCTATGGAGTCGAACCAAGCAGTATATGGTGGTAGCAGACGTCGAAAAGATGTTTCGGCAAATCCAGATTGATGAGGGGGACATGCCTCTTCAACGAATTATGTGGCGTGTCGATAGGGCCGAGGAGGTCAGTATCTTTGAATTAACCACGGTTACCTATGGAACCAAGCCCGCCCCGTTCCTCGCAACCAGAACTCTGAAGCAATTGGCTATGGACGAGCAAGCACAATATCCACTAGCAGCAAGGGCTGCAATCGAAGACGTCTACATGGACGATGTTTTGACTGGTGCTGACGAAGCAGAAGCAGCGTTGGAGCTGCGAATCCAGCTGGACGAGATGATGGATAAAGGCAGATTCCGTCTGAGAAAGTGGGCTTCCAACTGCCCGATGGTATTGCAAGGCATACCAGAAGAAAATCTAGCGGAAAAATGGCAAGCGAAAGAAATCCAGCTAGATCCCGATCCCGAAGTACGAACCCTAGGACTGGTGTGGCTTCCAGTGGATGATGTCCTGATGTTCCGATTCAAAATACAGGAATTAGATCCAGTCGGTAAATTGTCTAAACGTAAGGTGCTGTCAATCATAGCTACGCTATTCGATCCGTTGGGTTTGGTAGGAGCAGTAATCACAACTGCAAAGATTTTCATGCAGCTACTGTGGTGTCTAAAGGATGGCAATGGAAGGACCTTAGATTGGGATAGTCCACTGCCATCAAGGGTTGACACAGAATGGCGAGATTTCCACTCTCAGTTGCCACTACTAAACAGTCTGAGAATCGACCGCTGCGTTATAAAACCGAAGGCAGTTACTATAGAGCTACACTTCTTCTCAGATGCATCCGAGCGAGCATACGGAGCCTGCGCGTATACTAGAAGTGTGGATTCAACGGGAGGGGTTAGAATCGTATTACTGTCGTCCAAATCCAAGGTAGCTCCGTCTAAATGCCAATCCATTCCACGCTTGGAGCTGTGTGGAGCATTGATGGCGGCTCAGCTTTCGGAGAAGATTTCTAAGGCGATCAAGATGAACGTGCAGCAGTTTTTCTGGACGGACTCTACCTGTGTTCTACAATGGCTAAAGGCAGTACCCACGACGTGGACTACATTCGTTGCTAATCGCGTGGCGAAAATTCAAGGAATCACCGAGGCGCATATTTGGCAGCACGTTCCAGGAACCCAAAATCCGGCCGACTTAATTTCGCGCGGATTAACTCCAGAGCAGATCCAGCACAATGAGCTGTGGTGA
- the LOC131687747 gene encoding uncharacterized protein LOC131687747, with the protein MANVEDVEGEMRRSAVPCAKQQEYFGTWYVTKFSNYQNLMRSTAYWLRLKNILKRTEASRRWKGILQAAELKEAEHTLMGCIQQETFPKEWKALSNHDAVSRSSPLRWFYPQLSRDNLIRVGGRLGHSQEIEDTKHPIVLPATHLLTRMLLEHFHKKLLHAGPQLLLGTVRLQYWPLGGRSVARQIVHRCQRCFRAKPRPIQQFMGELPAARVTASRPFSRTGVDYFGPVHIRPGPRRTAVKAYVAVFVCMCTKAVHLELVIDLSTDRFLHALRRFIARRGKCSDLYSDNGTNFIGARNQLKQLAELLHSKEHNEKIAKECIKEGIHWHFNPPSAPHFGGLWEAAVKSAKYHLLRVLGDHVVSFEDMNTLLVQVESCLNSRPLTAMSDDPNDLEPLTPGHFLIGASMQQLPAPDYTAVPLNRLKQWQTIQQKLQQFWKRWRLEYLTQLQGRVKRWQPPIPISVGQLVIIRDDNLPPIRWKMGRIQKVHSGDDGVVRVVTLKTATGILERPVEKICILPSSDQQDSQL; encoded by the coding sequence ATGGCAAACGTTGAGGACGTAGAAGGGGAGATGCGCCGCTCAGCAGTTCCATGTGCGAAACAGCAGGAGTATTTCGGAACCTGGTACGTTACCAAGTTCTCCAACTATCAAAATTTGATGAGAAGTACAGCGTACTGGCTACGATTGAAAAATATCCTCAAGCGGACTGAGGCTAGCAGAAGATGGAAAGGAATTCTACAGGCAGCAGAATTGAAGGAGGCAGAGCACACGTTAATGGGATGCATTCAGCAGGAAACGTTCCCAAAAGAGTGGAAGGCGCTTTCGAACCATGACGCGGTATCAAGGAGTTCACCGCTGCGctggttttacccacagttgtCTAGAGACAATCTGATCAGAGTTGGAGGGCGATTGGGCCACTCACAGGAAATTGAAGATACCAAGCATCCAATAGTTCTTCCAGCAACACACCTTCTAACAAGAATGCTACTAGAGCATTTTCATAAGAAGTTGCTTCACGCAGGACCGCAGCTTCTTCTTGGCACCGTAAGGCTTCAGTATTGGCCATTGGGAGGCCGCAGTGTAGCTCGGCAAATAGTACATCGGTGCCAACGTTGTTTCAGAGCAAAGCCAAGACCTATTCAACAGTTCATGGGTGAGCTACCCGCAGCGCGTGTAACGGCATCAAGGCCATTCTCACGCACAGGAGTCGATTATTTCGGCCCGGTACATATACGCCCAGGTCCCCGTCGTACGGCAGTGAAGGCTTATGTAGCAGTATTCGTCTGTATGTGCACGAAAGCCGTTCATCTTGAGCTGGTAATAGATCTGTCTACGGACCGGTTTCTGCATGCGTTACGCAGATTTATTGCAAGAAGAGGCAAGTGTTCCGACCTGTACTCTGATAACGGGACAAACTTCATTGGAGCTCGGAACCAACTGAAACAACTGGCTGAATTGTTACACAGCAAAGAGCACAACGAGAAGATAGCGAAGGAATGCATAAAGGAGGGAATCCATTGGCATTTTAATCCCCCCAGTGCTCCCCATTTCGGAGGTCTATGGGAAGCGGCAGTGAAGTCAGCCAAATACCATTTGTTGCGCGTCCTCGGTGACCATGTTGTTTCTTTTGAAGATATGAACACTCTTTTGGTTCAGGTGGAGAGCTGTCTTAACTCTAGACCGCTAACTGCGATGTCCGACGATCCGAATGATCTGGAACCTTTGACTCCAGGACATTTTTTGATTGGAGCCTCCATGCAACAACTGCCTGCTCCAGACTACACTGCTGTTCCGCTAAATCGGTTGAAGCAGTGGCAAACAATACAGCAAAAACTACAGCAATTCTGGAAACGATGGCGGTTGGAATATTTAACCCAGCTGCAGGGCAGAGTGAAGCGTTGGCAACCACCGATTCCAATCTCTGTGGGCCAATTGGTGATAATCCGCGACGACAACCTACCCCCCATCCGCTGGAAAATGGGAAGGATTCAGAAGGTCCACTCTGGAGACGACGGAGTTGTCAGAGTAGTGACGCTTAAGACCGCAACAGGAATACTTGAAAGGCCCGTCGAAAAAATTTGTATCCTGCCATCATCAGACCAGCAAGACTCCCAGTTGTAG